CCGGCGTTCCGGAAACGCTCGTTGCTTCCGTAACAATATCTACGATCTGCTTCATCAGCTCAGTTTCTTCTCCGGTCATATATTCGGTCTGATCCTGTGCCGACATGCCGACGCCATTCTCCCAGCCATACTTTGAAAGCTTGTCCGGCTGATACATATAGTTAAGGAATTTAATTGCTTCTTCTTTGATTTCCGAGTTTGCTGACACGCCATATCCGCCGCCGTTCCATGCCGCGATATCTGTTGCGGAAGCTGCGCCGCCTTCTACGACCGGCATAGTAAATACGCGGATGTTTGTGCGGATTTCCTCCGGGATATCCTCGTTAAGCGCCATAGACGCCTCCCAGCTTCCCATGTAGAACATCGCCGCCTGTCCGTTTGTAAACAGGTTCATGGCTGTTCCGTAGTCCTGTGAATCATAGCCGACCTGGAAAAGTCCCGCATCCGCTGCATCCTTCAGAAGCTGTGTCGCCTGCTTTATAGTATCCGCGGTAAAATCGCCGTTTGCAACAGCATCCGCTACCGTCGTCTGATAATCTGCTCCTGTAATCTTGTAGAGCACATCGGAAAGATAAACCGCCATCGGCCATCCGTCTCCGCCGTCCATTGCTACCGGCGCAATGCCTGCTTCTGTAATGGTCTTTCCAAGCTCCAGAAGCTCGTCGTATGTAGAAGGCACGCTCCAGCCGTTGTCCTCAAACATTTTCTGGTTATAATAGAAAACCGCTACATCTGTGTTTCTCGGAAGTCCGTAAAGCTTACCGTCCTTCTTAAAGCCTTCCAGCGATCCTTCAATGAATTTGTAGTCCGCATAATCAGCTTCGTTCAACTCTGCGAGCACGCCTGCATCCAGTACCTCATCGAGGAAAGAAGGCTGTCCCCAGATGCTCACTACATCCGGCATTCCTTCCATCGCATACGCCTTGAATTTTGTTTTGTACGCTCCCTCATCCAGCGCTTCCACTTCAATCGTAA
This is a stretch of genomic DNA from Marvinbryantia formatexigens DSM 14469. It encodes these proteins:
- a CDS encoding ABC transporter substrate-binding protein — encoded protein: MKAKWWSAALAAAMVTGLLGGTAAVQAEEQVTLKVFSNLPDRKNGQGLVEQTIIDEYMAENPNVTIEVEALDEGAYKTKFKAYAMEGMPDVVSIWGQPSFLDEVLDAGVLAELNEADYADYKFIEGSLEGFKKDGKLYGLPRNTDVAVFYYNQKMFEDNGWSVPSTYDELLELGKTITEAGIAPVAMDGGDGWPMAVYLSDVLYKITGADYQTTVADAVANGDFTADTIKQATQLLKDAADAGLFQVGYDSQDYGTAMNLFTNGQAAMFYMGSWEASMALNEDIPEEIRTNIRVFTMPVVEGGAASATDIAAWNGGGYGVSANSEIKEEAIKFLNYMYQPDKLSKYGWENGVGMSAQDQTEYMTGEETELMKQIVDIVTEATSVSGTPVNDCGPSAFKTCIESEIQSVSNGTMDIDTFLADIGAACK